A region from the Saccharicrinis carchari genome encodes:
- a CDS encoding RagB/SusD family nutrient uptake outer membrane protein — protein MTIKNSLLIILTLTVIFSACDSHLNLAPEDTIVEDKVFEKFTTAESAVAGTYHLLFNAAIKDYITAEATAPTCEYSTGAARTFDPINNGSILPEDGLPQNIYEPYYAALNQANLLIFKIPVLGKYKQEQMEQHIAEAKFIRAYAYHRLLAWFGDGALMNKPQNNGLVLYLEHYDGFDINKDIRPRSTNEQVYAQIIQDLEEAIPHLPDPAQQDDVETRVSRANMATCEALLARVYMYKRDYVNAALWAEKVLARTAYNLESDVLKVFPPNQNGTVIPFSSEHMFGFPVSSNGGNWQFGGNGIYYVYNSYWFSDALLAQYQETDQRRVKLMREAINTEDEQIFVTNKYPNSSGRDNVTIMRLPEIMLTRAEALARNSGTVTQEMVNLLNQVHLRANPDATPYQTSDFANPADFILSVLTERSKELAFEGLQRFDQLRTDRPLYNPELPDNKKVLPIPLREINISNGVVQQNEGYVNN, from the coding sequence ATGACGATAAAAAATAGTTTACTTATAATTTTAACGCTGACTGTAATATTTTCAGCTTGCGACAGTCATTTGAATTTAGCACCTGAAGATACTATTGTGGAAGACAAAGTTTTTGAAAAGTTCACTACTGCCGAATCTGCGGTGGCCGGAACCTACCACTTGCTTTTTAACGCAGCTATAAAAGATTATATTACCGCGGAGGCCACCGCGCCAACCTGCGAATATAGTACCGGTGCTGCACGCACCTTCGACCCCATTAACAATGGTTCGATTTTACCTGAAGATGGTTTGCCCCAAAATATATATGAACCGTATTACGCAGCATTAAATCAGGCCAACCTGTTGATTTTTAAGATTCCGGTTTTGGGCAAATACAAACAAGAGCAGATGGAGCAACACATTGCAGAAGCCAAGTTTATCCGGGCTTATGCATACCATCGGTTGTTGGCCTGGTTTGGCGATGGCGCTTTAATGAATAAGCCGCAAAATAATGGACTGGTATTGTATCTGGAACATTATGATGGCTTCGACATCAACAAAGATATACGGCCCCGAAGCACCAACGAACAAGTGTATGCGCAGATAATTCAGGATTTGGAAGAAGCTATTCCGCACCTGCCCGACCCGGCACAACAAGATGATGTTGAAACGCGGGTGAGCCGTGCAAACATGGCCACGTGCGAAGCACTACTGGCCCGGGTTTATATGTACAAACGCGATTACGTTAATGCTGCTTTATGGGCGGAAAAGGTACTGGCAAGGACCGCTTATAATTTAGAAAGCGATGTTTTAAAAGTTTTCCCACCAAATCAAAATGGAACAGTAATACCTTTTTCCTCGGAACACATGTTTGGTTTTCCGGTAAGTTCCAATGGTGGCAACTGGCAGTTTGGTGGCAATGGTATTTACTATGTCTATAATAGTTATTGGTTCAGCGATGCACTGCTGGCACAATACCAGGAAACAGACCAACGGCGGGTTAAACTGATGCGGGAAGCAATAAATACAGAGGACGAACAGATTTTTGTAACGAATAAATACCCCAATTCCAGTGGCCGCGACAATGTAACAATTATGCGCCTGCCCGAAATAATGCTGACAAGAGCTGAAGCATTGGCACGCAATAGCGGCACCGTGACGCAAGAAATGGTAAATCTGCTAAATCAGGTACATCTGCGCGCAAACCCCGACGCAACACCTTATCAAACAAGTGATTTTGCGAACCCTGCGGATTTTATATTAAGTGTACTTACCGAGCGAAGTAAAGAACTGGCTTTTGAAGGACTGCAACGATTCGACCAGTTACGCACGGACAGACCACTTTACAACCCCGAACTGCCCGACAACAAAAAGGTGCTCCCCATCCCGCTGCGCGAAATCAATATAAGCAACGGCGTGGTACAGCAAAACGAAGGATATGTTAATAATTAA
- a CDS encoding thioredoxin family protein, protein MKQFISFLVACLIIVNMQAQNDTVGIVFAHGSWEQIKALAKAEDKSIFIDCYTEWCGPCKMLSKKVFPQKEVGDLFNAHFINYKVDMEKGEGIMLKEKFNVRAFPTLVWVDADGNELHKSVGAPKAQALIDIAQLVVDGKGLADLERKYLLNKEDTTTMNTYLKALANAYEKDKIQGVLAEYFKKVKGTELLDEYNYNLIHNYLSDVALPAFLWFDEHKEEFANRYGKEKVERKLYQSYLGYGHSFVSKKDGQTMVDSAGFRKYKLLLNERRVEGREKIVAFVEESICRANNNWDAYIAKVKSNIEAGYHGQPNAFLYYNWAKAIEKGTDAKIRHYQQAVQWMEDAFTASQWPLKNNIVYLNEKVKLLELAKADQSILDSEKERIETLKQKVADENAKKN, encoded by the coding sequence ATGAAACAATTCATCTCCTTTCTCGTCGCTTGTCTTATTATTGTTAATATGCAGGCGCAAAACGACACCGTTGGCATAGTGTTCGCCCATGGTTCGTGGGAACAAATAAAAGCATTGGCAAAGGCCGAGGACAAAAGTATTTTTATCGACTGCTATACGGAGTGGTGCGGTCCCTGCAAAATGCTATCTAAAAAAGTTTTTCCCCAAAAAGAAGTAGGCGACCTGTTCAATGCCCACTTTATCAACTATAAGGTAGATATGGAAAAAGGCGAGGGCATTATGTTAAAAGAGAAGTTTAATGTAAGGGCCTTTCCTACCTTGGTTTGGGTGGATGCCGATGGCAATGAGTTGCATAAATCGGTAGGGGCGCCCAAAGCTCAAGCCTTAATTGATATTGCCCAGCTGGTTGTGGATGGTAAAGGCTTGGCAGATCTGGAACGCAAGTATCTCCTCAACAAAGAGGATACGACCACCATGAATACCTACTTAAAAGCATTGGCCAATGCCTACGAAAAAGATAAGATTCAAGGGGTATTGGCGGAATATTTTAAAAAGGTTAAGGGTACTGAATTACTCGATGAGTACAATTATAATTTAATACATAACTACCTGAGCGATGTAGCGCTGCCCGCATTTTTATGGTTTGATGAACACAAGGAAGAGTTTGCCAACCGGTATGGCAAGGAAAAAGTCGAACGTAAGCTTTATCAATCTTACCTGGGCTATGGACACTCCTTTGTATCTAAAAAAGATGGGCAAACGATGGTTGATTCTGCAGGATTTAGAAAATATAAACTCCTGTTGAACGAGCGCAGAGTGGAAGGACGCGAAAAAATAGTGGCTTTTGTGGAGGAGAGTATTTGCCGGGCAAATAATAATTGGGATGCTTATATAGCCAAAGTAAAGTCCAACATCGAAGCAGGGTATCATGGCCAGCCCAATGCATTTTTATATTACAATTGGGCCAAAGCCATTGAAAAGGGCACAGATGCCAAAATACGGCATTACCAGCAAGCGGTTCAGTGGATGGAAGATGCTTTTACCGCCAGCCAGTGGCCGCTAAAGAATAACATTGTTTATCTCAACGAAAAAGTAAAGTTACTTGAACTGGCAAAAGCAGATCAAAGTATCCTTGATTCGGAGAAGGAACGCATTGAAACACTTAAGCAAAAGGTGGCAGATGAGAATGCTAAAAAAAATTAA
- a CDS encoding TlpA disulfide reductase family protein, which translates to MKIQLTFVLALIIALGSCNAPTKDASINISGKVKFPAEGSKMYIYQYRDREKVVTDSFDINQDGSYAYTMKTDFPGEYILDCQKWQSVRFWAEDENLEIDFRGRDTAKIKIKNPPYVYINGGPKNELINHLNFINYRSYQLMIGFSQGVYQATRDVPEKYGDISGQLYGVLSDDDRARYRYLAEHYADQNSVLAVVKRLRDKTDKELIDHTLATLKKANPEYPPLVKYIKDKEEARAAAQKVALGSKAPHFAYPTPDGDMVSPKDFEGKLLIIDFWASWCGPCRTEIPHLKEVYEKYRSKGVEMLSVSIDKKEKDWRKALGEENMAWAQVLAPNAGKQTMKDYQFSGIPFIIILDKQGKIVAKNLRGEKIDEKLDELLSE; encoded by the coding sequence ATGAAAATACAATTAACATTTGTCTTAGCCCTTATTATCGCTCTGGGCTCATGCAACGCCCCTACAAAGGATGCGAGCATCAATATTAGTGGAAAAGTAAAATTCCCGGCCGAAGGTTCTAAGATGTACATATATCAATACCGCGACAGGGAAAAGGTAGTAACCGATTCTTTCGATATTAATCAGGATGGCAGTTATGCCTACACCATGAAAACGGATTTTCCCGGCGAATACATCCTCGATTGTCAAAAATGGCAGTCGGTCCGTTTTTGGGCCGAGGACGAGAATCTGGAAATTGATTTCCGCGGACGCGACACGGCCAAAATTAAAATTAAAAACCCCCCTTATGTGTATATTAACGGTGGCCCCAAGAACGAACTGATTAATCACCTTAACTTCATTAATTACCGTTCGTACCAATTAATGATAGGCTTTTCGCAAGGGGTTTATCAGGCTACAAGGGATGTCCCTGAAAAGTATGGTGATATTTCGGGCCAATTATATGGCGTGTTAAGTGATGACGACCGTGCCCGATATCGTTATCTGGCCGAACATTATGCAGATCAAAACAGTGTGCTGGCCGTTGTTAAACGCCTTCGCGACAAAACCGACAAGGAGCTGATTGACCATACATTGGCCACCCTAAAAAAAGCCAACCCGGAATATCCTCCATTGGTAAAGTACATCAAAGATAAGGAAGAGGCTCGCGCCGCAGCCCAAAAGGTAGCCCTTGGAAGCAAAGCGCCCCATTTTGCCTACCCTACACCCGACGGAGATATGGTATCGCCAAAGGACTTTGAAGGGAAGCTTCTGATTATCGATTTCTGGGCATCGTGGTGTGGCCCGTGCCGTACCGAAATACCGCACCTGAAAGAGGTTTACGAAAAATATCGCAGCAAAGGTGTTGAAATGCTGAGTGTTTCTATAGATAAAAAAGAGAAGGACTGGCGCAAGGCTTTGGGTGAGGAAAACATGGCGTGGGCACAGGTATTGGCTCCTAATGCGGGTAAACAAACCATGAAGGACTATCAGTTTAGCGGTATCCCCTTCATCATCATACTGGATAAACAAGGCAAAATTGTGGCAAAGAATCTGCGCGGTGAAAAAATTGATGAAAAGTTAGACGAGTTGTTATCTGAATAA
- a CDS encoding thioredoxin family protein produces the protein MKNLKSAVLILAMALLVFAPAQAGNENNEGIRFFQGKWVDALKHAKKQKKLIFVDCYTTWCGPCKMLSKKVFPQKEVGDYFNANFVNVKIDCEKGEGITLKDKFGVSAFPTMLFIDPKNEEVLHRVIGFVPAEKLIAEAKSAPAQSEKGNALAKAFKKNKKDIKTTEDYLSYLVKISDPKAQEVAIHYLNMVPQSDWHKKDYFWILSRYVKDPFSDEAAYYFKNKEVFVKENGFKGQYLESGMYYSYAGKLADVSKKEDFDQSKFDELIQLMQNNGFDRIELIKDYTNRALLVNVGDYAGYMDVVEEKFAEGLSKNPRYYSESGFNLLNRLKDCEDKEVFKRAVKLMDDAIQLELDNPELNMFRLSIAYRDAYDFVQKAGIEGERLAVAKAMNDLFVNIVPKHNALLDKTHKEAQKDKEEGKKGGRSVPAMKMGGF, from the coding sequence ATGAAGAATTTAAAATCCGCAGTACTTATTTTGGCCATGGCACTGCTTGTATTTGCCCCGGCACAGGCCGGTAACGAAAACAACGAGGGTATCCGGTTTTTTCAAGGCAAGTGGGTCGATGCGCTGAAACATGCCAAGAAACAAAAAAAACTGATTTTTGTAGATTGTTACACCACCTGGTGTGGCCCTTGCAAGATGCTGTCGAAAAAAGTTTTTCCACAAAAAGAAGTTGGCGATTACTTTAATGCCAATTTTGTAAACGTTAAAATAGATTGCGAAAAGGGTGAAGGCATCACTTTAAAAGACAAGTTCGGTGTGTCGGCATTCCCTACCATGTTGTTCATCGACCCCAAAAACGAGGAAGTGCTGCACCGCGTGATAGGTTTTGTACCCGCCGAAAAATTAATTGCAGAAGCCAAAAGTGCGCCGGCACAATCAGAAAAAGGTAATGCGCTGGCTAAGGCATTTAAAAAAAATAAAAAGGATATTAAAACCACCGAAGATTATTTGAGCTACCTGGTTAAAATAAGCGATCCCAAGGCACAGGAAGTAGCCATCCATTATCTTAACATGGTGCCTCAGTCGGATTGGCATAAAAAAGATTATTTTTGGATTCTGAGCCGCTACGTAAAAGATCCCTTTAGCGACGAGGCCGCCTATTACTTTAAAAACAAAGAAGTTTTTGTAAAGGAAAATGGATTTAAAGGGCAGTATCTTGAGTCGGGGATGTACTACAGCTATGCCGGAAAGCTGGCCGATGTAAGTAAAAAAGAGGATTTTGACCAGTCCAAATTCGATGAGCTGATACAGTTGATGCAAAACAATGGTTTCGACAGGATTGAGCTTATAAAAGATTATACCAATCGTGCCTTGTTGGTGAATGTGGGCGACTATGCCGGTTACATGGATGTGGTAGAGGAAAAGTTTGCCGAAGGCCTAAGCAAAAATCCCCGCTATTACTCCGAATCGGGCTTTAACCTTTTAAACAGATTAAAGGACTGCGAGGATAAGGAAGTTTTTAAAAGAGCAGTTAAACTAATGGACGATGCCATTCAATTAGAATTGGACAACCCGGAGCTGAATATGTTTAGGTTATCTATTGCCTATCGCGATGCTTATGACTTTGTGCAAAAGGCCGGTATTGAAGGGGAGCGCTTGGCGGTAGCAAAAGCTATGAACGATTTATTTGTTAACATAGTGCCCAAGCACAATGCGCTGCTCGATAAAACCCATAAAGAAGCACAAAAAGATAAAGAAGAAGGCAAAAAAGGTGGTCGCTCTGTACCGGCCATGAAAATGGGTGGTTTTTAA